Proteins encoded together in one Nitrospirota bacterium window:
- a CDS encoding aminodeoxychorismate/anthranilate synthase component II — MLLMIDNYDSFTYNLVQYFGELGEEVRVYRNDRITVKEIEELDPDRIVISPGPCTPREAGISIDVIRYFAGRKPVLGVCLGHQSIGAAFGGEIINAPKLMHGKTSLIYHDGKTIFEGLPNPFEATRYHSLIIKRETLPESLEVTAWTDEGEIMGVRHREYVIEGVQFHPESILTTVGKDLLRNFLKLGNR, encoded by the coding sequence ATGTTGCTGATGATTGATAATTATGATTCCTTTACCTATAACCTTGTTCAGTATTTCGGTGAGCTTGGTGAGGAGGTAAGGGTATATCGTAATGACAGGATAACGGTTAAGGAGATAGAGGAGCTTGATCCGGACAGGATTGTTATCTCCCCTGGTCCGTGTACTCCAAGGGAAGCCGGTATCTCCATAGATGTTATCCGTTACTTTGCCGGCAGGAAGCCGGTGCTCGGGGTCTGTCTTGGTCATCAATCCATTGGTGCAGCCTTTGGTGGAGAGATTATTAATGCACCGAAACTGATGCATGGAAAGACATCTCTCATATACCATGACGGCAAGACCATATTTGAAGGACTGCCTAATCCCTTTGAGGCTACCCGCTATCACTCCCTTATTATTAAAAGGGAGACACTGCCGGAGTCCCTTGAGGTGACTGCATGGACAGATGAGGGTGAGATAATGGGGGTGAGGCACAGGGAGTATGTGATTGAAGGAGTGCAGTTTCACCCCGAGTCAATACTGACAACGGTTGGCAAGGATCTGCTGAGGAATTTCCTTAAACTGGGTAACAGGTGA
- the trpD gene encoding anthranilate phosphoribosyltransferase: protein MIREAINLLVQGINLSETEMAECMREIMEGKATDAQIGAFLVALRIKGETVEEITGAAKVMREKAARINAPEGVVDTCGTGGDMAHTFNISTTAAIVVSACGVPVAKHGNRSVSSRSGSADVLEALGVRIDLPPEKVQECLFETGFGFLFAPLFHPAMKYAVGPRRELGIRTIFNILGPITNPAGAKRQTVGVFTDRLTEPLARVLGNLGAEDVMVFHGEDGLDEITITDGSKVSRFRNGIIENLIIAPEDFGFNRAPVESIAGGDARENAEATMIVLKGETGPKRDIVVMNASVTLMVSGRTDDLKDASLIAQEVIDSGKALRKLEEIVKTTQRLAS, encoded by the coding sequence ATGATCAGAGAGGCAATCAATCTGCTTGTTCAGGGTATCAACCTTTCGGAGACCGAGATGGCTGAGTGCATGCGGGAGATAATGGAGGGTAAGGCAACCGATGCCCAGATAGGCGCCTTTCTTGTTGCCTTGAGGATAAAGGGAGAGACTGTTGAGGAGATAACAGGGGCAGCAAAGGTTATGAGGGAGAAGGCTGCAAGGATTAATGCCCCTGAAGGTGTTGTGGATACCTGCGGCACTGGCGGTGACATGGCCCATACCTTTAACATATCAACGACTGCAGCTATTGTGGTGAGTGCGTGCGGGGTTCCTGTTGCCAAGCATGGAAACAGATCCGTCTCAAGCAGGTCGGGAAGTGCAGATGTGCTCGAGGCCCTGGGGGTCAGGATAGACCTTCCCCCTGAAAAGGTACAGGAGTGTCTCTTTGAAACAGGTTTCGGCTTCCTCTTTGCCCCCCTGTTTCATCCTGCCATGAAGTATGCTGTGGGGCCAAGAAGGGAGCTGGGCATAAGGACGATATTCAATATACTCGGACCCATTACCAACCCTGCAGGTGCAAAGAGGCAGACCGTCGGTGTATTTACGGACAGGCTTACAGAGCCCCTTGCCCGAGTCCTCGGTAATCTTGGGGCTGAGGATGTGATGGTTTTTCATGGCGAGGATGGGCTTGACGAGATCACGATCACCGATGGCTCGAAGGTGAGTCGTTTCAGGAACGGAATTATAGAAAATTTGATTATTGCCCCTGAGGACTTTGGTTTTAACAGGGCGCCTGTTGAGTCTATTGCAGGTGGAGATGCCCGGGAGAATGCTGAGGCCACGATGATTGTTCTTAAGGGGGAAACAGGGCCCAAAAGGGATATAGTTGTAATGAATGCATCTGTTACGTTGATGGTTTCGGGCAGGACTGATGACCTTAAGGATGCATCCCTGATCGCCCAGGAGGTCATTGATTCGGGGAAGGCATTGAGAAAGCTGGAAGAGATTGTAAAGACGACTCAAAGACTTGCATCATAA
- a CDS encoding Gfo/Idh/MocA family oxidoreductase, protein MGIRVAVIGTGYLGRHHARVFSEIEETELVGVVDIDRERAGEIAEQYHCQAFVNYRDVLPLVDALSIVTPTTTHHEIAMSSLQAGKDLLVEKPFTRTIEEAEALIAEAESPGRIIQVGHLERFNPAVLYIEEKLEAPRFFEAERLSPFLGRGTDVDITLDLMIHDIDIILSLCRSPIIDIKAVGAKVLTDKLDVAKAWLEMEDGTKALVTASRLSPEKKRILKVFQDSEYIMLDYQNLEIFRHSRDSSGIIQREEIKLDYSEPLKEELRDFARCVMNRRQPRVTARDGLEALRVALEINRKIEETI, encoded by the coding sequence ATGGGTATACGGGTAGCGGTAATAGGTACAGGATATCTTGGCAGGCACCATGCGAGGGTTTTTTCAGAAATCGAGGAGACGGAGCTTGTTGGTGTGGTGGACATTGATAGGGAGCGGGCAGGGGAGATTGCAGAGCAATACCACTGTCAGGCTTTCGTGAATTACAGGGACGTCCTCCCGCTTGTGGATGCCCTCAGCATTGTGACCCCCACGACCACGCATCATGAAATAGCCATGAGCTCTCTGCAGGCAGGGAAAGACCTCCTTGTTGAAAAACCCTTTACCAGGACGATAGAGGAAGCAGAGGCTCTCATTGCTGAAGCGGAAAGCCCCGGGAGGATTATCCAGGTGGGACATCTCGAGAGGTTCAACCCGGCAGTTCTGTATATTGAGGAGAAGTTAGAGGCACCGAGGTTTTTTGAGGCAGAGAGGCTTTCTCCTTTTCTGGGCAGGGGAACGGATGTGGATATAACCCTTGACCTTATGATACATGATATTGATATTATACTCTCCCTCTGCCGCAGCCCCATTATAGATATCAAGGCTGTTGGCGCAAAGGTGCTTACTGATAAACTTGATGTTGCCAAGGCCTGGCTGGAGATGGAGGATGGCACTAAGGCCCTTGTTACTGCAAGCAGGCTTTCTCCTGAAAAGAAAAGGATTCTGAAGGTTTTTCAGGACTCGGAATATATAATGCTTGATTACCAGAACCTTGAGATATTCAGACACAGCAGGGATTCCTCCGGGATTATTCAGAGAGAGGAGATCAAACTGGACTACAGTGAGCCCCTGAAAGAAGAGCTCAGGGATTTTGCACGGTGTGTGATGAACAGAAGACAACCCAGGGTAACTGCCCGTGACGGGCTGGAGGCACTGAGGGTGGCGCTTGAGATAAACAGAAAGATAGAGGAGACGATATGA
- the trpE gene encoding anthranilate synthase component I → MMYPDYKTFLSLTGRGNLIPVYREILADMETPVSAYLKLFTSPSFLFESVEGGEKWGRYSFLGISARKIIRARGNNVEVIQDGESVKKSVYADPLDALEEELAIYKPVVVEGLPGFYGGLVGYIGYEMVRFFERVPDRDKPSLGLSDMYFMMPDIVLIFDNLKQSLKIVCPVHVEGSPELAYSEAEKKIDAIIEKLKTVPRVSETSVSPASERKFVSSFGPEEVFEEAVRKAKEYVWAGDVVQVVVSQRFERECAVDPFNIYRALRVINPSPYMYFMDTGEARIVGSSPEILVRLEGRHINLRPIAGTRKRGLSGDEDRALEKELREDPKEIAEHIMLVDLGRNDVGRVAETGSVKVTELMSVERYSHVMHLVSNVEGTLKDGLDAFDLFRSCFPAGTVTGAPKVRAMEIIDELEPVKRGPYAGAVGYFGYSGNTDTCITIRTIVIKGRKLYVQAGAGIVADSVPENEYKETINKALGMMKAVDMAEEGL, encoded by the coding sequence GGAGATACTTGCAGATATGGAGACACCGGTCTCTGCGTATCTAAAACTCTTTACGTCACCATCTTTCCTGTTTGAGAGCGTTGAGGGGGGAGAAAAGTGGGGAAGGTATTCCTTCCTCGGCATATCTGCGAGAAAGATAATCCGGGCCAGAGGAAACAATGTCGAGGTTATTCAGGATGGCGAGTCAGTAAAAAAGTCAGTATATGCCGACCCCCTGGATGCCCTGGAAGAAGAGCTGGCCATTTATAAACCTGTTGTGGTTGAAGGACTGCCCGGCTTTTACGGCGGACTTGTGGGTTATATAGGCTATGAGATGGTCAGGTTTTTCGAGAGGGTTCCGGACAGGGACAAACCGTCTCTCGGGCTTTCGGATATGTATTTCATGATGCCGGATATTGTCCTGATATTTGATAACCTCAAACAGAGCCTGAAGATAGTCTGTCCTGTGCATGTTGAGGGTTCTCCGGAGCTGGCTTACAGTGAGGCTGAGAAGAAAATAGATGCAATAATTGAGAAATTAAAGACGGTTCCCCGGGTTTCAGAGACCTCCGTGAGCCCTGCCTCTGAAAGGAAGTTTGTCTCTTCCTTTGGCCCTGAGGAGGTTTTTGAGGAAGCGGTCAGGAAGGCAAAGGAGTACGTGTGGGCAGGCGATGTTGTCCAGGTGGTTGTCTCTCAGAGGTTTGAGCGGGAGTGTGCAGTAGACCCCTTTAATATATACCGTGCCCTGAGGGTGATAAACCCTTCGCCATATATGTATTTCATGGATACGGGAGAGGCCCGGATTGTGGGCTCTTCTCCCGAGATACTGGTGAGGCTTGAAGGAAGACATATAAACCTGCGGCCTATTGCCGGAACAAGAAAGCGCGGGCTTAGCGGGGATGAAGACCGGGCGCTTGAAAAAGAACTGCGTGAAGACCCAAAGGAGATTGCCGAGCACATAATGCTTGTAGACCTTGGCAGGAATGATGTGGGAAGGGTTGCCGAGACAGGCAGTGTGAAGGTCACGGAATTGATGTCGGTTGAGAGATACAGTCATGTAATGCATCTCGTCTCAAATGTGGAAGGCACCCTGAAGGACGGTCTCGATGCCTTTGATTTGTTCCGTTCCTGCTTTCCTGCCGGCACTGTTACAGGAGCTCCAAAGGTGAGGGCCATGGAGATTATCGATGAGCTTGAGCCTGTCAAGAGGGGGCCGTATGCAGGAGCAGTCGGTTATTTTGGGTATTCGGGAAACACGGATACCTGTATTACGATAAGAACTATTGTGATTAAAGGTAGGAAACTGTATGTGCAGGCAGGTGCGGGTATTGTGGCTGATTCCGTTCCTGAAAACGAATATAAAGAGACCATTAACAAGGCCCTCGGCATGATGAAGGCCGTTGATATGGCAGAGGAAGGACTTTGA